A genome region from Rhodanobacter thiooxydans includes the following:
- a CDS encoding acyl-CoA dehydrogenase codes for MSVILTLLAALVATGACAYHRSSLRTWAIATIAATLVVGLVVHAPWTTAILLVIELAIALPLLLVDFRRKQISLPILKLFAKVTPKLSETEQTALEAGTVGFEGELFSGKPDWHELLKQPKPELSVEEQAFMDGPVEQLCGMIDDWQITHELADLPPNVWEFIKKNRFFGMIIPKQYGGLQFSALAHSAVLQKLSTVSATLSSTVAVPNSLGPAELLLHYGSEEQKNHYLPRLAVGEEIPCFALTGPYAGSDATSIPDIGIVCRQVVDGVETLGIRLSFDKRYITLAPIATVVGLAFRMYDPEHLLGDKEDLGITLALLPRSTPGLQIGRRHFPLNIPFQNGPVRGKDVFAPLSVLIGGPQMAGHGWRMLVECLSVGRAISLPSNATGGMRASALATGAYARMRKQFGLAVARFEGVEEALARIGGLTYATAALSRATAAAVDRGEKPAVPSAIAKYHATEWARQIAADTMDVHGGKAVQLGPKNYAGRGWSAVPIAITVEGANIMTRSLMIFGQGAIRCHPYVLKEMQALSIADRGEQLKTFDRLLFSHIGFGISNAVRSFAMGFSGARLGETAGDAYTRRYYRKLDRYSAALALTADVFMGVLGGKLKFKEKLSARLGDVLSYLYIASAMLKRYEDTGRPEADRPFLAWGFHQCMWLIQNALDGAIRNFPVRPVAWLLRGLVFPLGRREVPPSDRLGRRVAALLTAPNDALDRLTDWVYTTPTANNTIGRMKALLPDVIAAEPVDRKFGKAQKAGQFKAHDYLDQLAEAQQAGVISEAEANLLRHVREGVFEFISVDDFDTDELRAFKTRADAA; via the coding sequence ATGTCCGTGATACTGACCCTGCTGGCGGCGCTCGTCGCCACCGGCGCCTGTGCCTACCACCGCAGCAGCCTGCGCACCTGGGCGATCGCCACCATCGCCGCCACGCTGGTGGTCGGCCTGGTCGTGCATGCGCCGTGGACCACGGCAATCCTGCTGGTGATCGAACTGGCGATCGCGCTGCCGCTGCTGCTGGTGGACTTCCGCCGCAAGCAGATCAGCCTGCCGATCCTGAAGCTGTTCGCCAAGGTCACGCCGAAACTGTCCGAGACCGAGCAGACTGCGCTGGAGGCCGGCACGGTCGGTTTCGAGGGCGAGCTGTTTTCCGGCAAGCCGGACTGGCACGAGCTGCTGAAGCAGCCCAAGCCCGAACTTTCGGTGGAGGAGCAAGCCTTCATGGACGGCCCGGTGGAACAGCTCTGCGGGATGATCGACGACTGGCAGATCACCCACGAGCTGGCCGACCTGCCGCCGAACGTGTGGGAGTTCATCAAGAAGAACCGCTTCTTCGGCATGATCATCCCGAAGCAGTACGGCGGCCTGCAGTTCTCCGCTCTGGCGCATTCGGCGGTGTTGCAGAAGCTGTCCACCGTCTCGGCCACGCTGTCCTCCACGGTGGCCGTGCCGAACTCGCTGGGTCCGGCCGAGCTGCTGCTGCACTACGGTTCGGAGGAGCAGAAGAACCACTACCTGCCGCGCCTGGCGGTGGGCGAGGAGATTCCCTGCTTCGCGCTGACCGGTCCGTACGCCGGCTCCGACGCCACCTCGATCCCGGACATCGGCATCGTCTGCAGGCAAGTGGTCGACGGCGTCGAAACGCTCGGCATCCGGCTCAGCTTCGACAAGCGCTACATCACGCTGGCGCCGATCGCCACGGTGGTCGGCCTGGCCTTCCGCATGTACGACCCCGAGCACCTGCTGGGCGACAAGGAAGACCTCGGCATCACCCTGGCCCTGCTGCCGCGCTCCACGCCGGGGCTGCAGATCGGCCGCCGCCACTTCCCGCTGAACATCCCGTTCCAGAACGGGCCGGTGCGCGGCAAGGACGTGTTCGCGCCGCTGTCGGTGCTGATCGGCGGTCCGCAGATGGCCGGCCACGGCTGGCGCATGCTGGTCGAATGCCTGTCGGTGGGCCGCGCGATCTCGCTGCCGTCCAACGCCACCGGCGGCATGCGCGCCTCGGCGCTGGCCACCGGCGCCTATGCACGCATGCGCAAGCAGTTCGGCCTGGCGGTGGCCCGCTTCGAGGGCGTGGAGGAAGCACTGGCGCGCATCGGTGGCCTGACCTACGCCACCGCCGCGTTGTCGCGCGCCACCGCGGCGGCGGTCGACCGCGGCGAGAAGCCGGCGGTACCGTCGGCGATCGCCAAGTACCACGCCACCGAGTGGGCGCGGCAGATCGCCGCCGACACCATGGACGTGCACGGCGGCAAGGCGGTGCAGCTGGGTCCGAAGAATTACGCCGGCCGCGGCTGGTCGGCGGTGCCGATCGCGATCACGGTGGAGGGCGCCAACATCATGACGCGCAGCCTGATGATCTTCGGCCAGGGCGCGATCCGCTGCCACCCGTACGTGCTGAAGGAGATGCAGGCGCTGTCGATCGCCGATCGCGGCGAGCAGCTGAAGACGTTCGACCGGCTGCTGTTCAGCCACATCGGCTTCGGCATCTCCAACGCGGTGCGCAGCTTCGCCATGGGCTTCTCCGGTGCACGCCTGGGCGAGACCGCCGGTGATGCCTACACCCGCCGCTACTATCGCAAGCTCGACCGCTACTCGGCCGCGCTGGCGCTCACCGCCGACGTGTTCATGGGCGTGCTCGGCGGCAAGCTGAAGTTCAAGGAGAAGCTCTCCGCGCGGTTGGGCGACGTGCTGAGCTACCTGTACATCGCCAGCGCCATGCTCAAGCGCTACGAGGACACCGGCCGGCCGGAGGCAGATCGCCCGTTCCTGGCTTGGGGCTTCCACCAGTGCATGTGGCTGATCCAGAACGCGCTGGATGGCGCGATCCGCAACTTCCCGGTGCGTCCGGTGGCGTGGCTGCTGCGTGGGCTGGTGTTCCCGCTGGGCCGGCGCGAGGTGCCGCCGTCCGATCGCCTCGGCCGCCGCGTCGCCGCGCTGCTCACCGCGCCGAACGACGCGCTCGATCGCCTCACCGACTGGGTCTACACCACGCCCACCGCGAACAACACGATCGGCCGCATGAAGGCGCTGTTGCCCGACGTGATCGCCGCCGAGCCGGTCGATCGCAAGTTCGGCAAGGCGCAGAAGGCGGGGCAGTTCAAGGCACACGACTACCTGGACCAGCTGGCCGAGGCGCAGCAGGCCGGGGTGATTTCCGAAGCCGAGGCAAACCTGCTCAGGCACGTGCGCGAAGGCGTGTTCGAGTTCATCTCGGTGGACGACTTCGATACCGACGAGCTGCGCGCGTTCAAGACGCGGGCGGACGCCGCGTAA
- a CDS encoding hotdog fold domain-containing protein, whose amino-acid sequence MSASVLSLYHRITRWPAGHWIFSRLICLKAPYFATIAPRFVTLEPGRCEVRIRDRRRVHNHIGTVHAIALCNLAELAAGVMTDATIPADMRWIPKGMSVEYLKKARGTMHGIATPEAAMPGAGDGGEWPVRVEVADDAGETVFRARVLMWVSPRKRG is encoded by the coding sequence ATGAGCGCTTCGGTGTTGTCGCTGTACCACCGCATCACGCGCTGGCCGGCAGGCCACTGGATCTTCTCGCGGCTGATCTGCCTGAAGGCGCCGTACTTCGCCACCATTGCGCCGCGCTTCGTGACACTGGAGCCGGGGCGCTGCGAGGTGCGCATCCGCGACCGTCGCCGCGTGCACAACCATATCGGCACCGTGCATGCGATCGCGCTGTGCAACCTGGCCGAACTGGCCGCCGGGGTGATGACCGACGCGACGATTCCAGCGGACATGCGCTGGATTCCGAAAGGCATGAGCGTCGAGTACCTGAAGAAAGCCCGGGGCACGATGCATGGTATCGCCACGCCGGAAGCCGCCATGCCCGGTGCGGGCGATGGCGGCGAATGGCCGGTCAGGGTGGAGGTGGCGGACGATGCCGGCGAGACGGTGTTCCGGGCCCGCGTGCTGATGTGGGTGTCGCCGCGCAAGCGCGGCTGA
- a CDS encoding diguanylate cyclase domain-containing protein — MLPKILVVDDTVANLVAMRRLLAGSGAELFEARSGNEALALCLDHEFALILLDVNMPDMDGFEVAALLGSAERLRDTPIIFVTAAYADDMNRLKGYRSGAVDYIAKPINDTILQSKVRVFLDLYTARMKLQQALDELAERNEQLTREIAERKLMETMVRHQAQHDPLTGLPNRILFQDRLYGAIQRANRHHGSFALACIDLDGFKQVNDSHGHAAGDALLQEIAARLSTQLRSNDTVARLGGDEFALLLEDIEDPRLALQLGEKLCAALSEPCALSVGGQPIEVRVGASIGIAPYRPDAADDADERLMQAADHAMYAAKRGGKGRCVLAD; from the coding sequence ATGCTGCCGAAGATCCTTGTCGTCGACGACACCGTCGCCAACCTGGTCGCCATGCGCCGGCTGCTCGCCGGCAGCGGCGCGGAGCTGTTCGAGGCGCGCAGCGGCAACGAGGCGCTGGCACTGTGCCTGGACCATGAGTTCGCGCTGATCCTGCTCGACGTCAACATGCCGGACATGGACGGCTTCGAGGTGGCCGCCCTGCTCGGCAGCGCCGAGCGCCTGCGCGACACCCCGATCATCTTCGTCACCGCCGCCTACGCGGACGACATGAACCGGCTCAAGGGCTACCGCTCCGGCGCGGTGGACTACATCGCCAAGCCGATCAACGACACGATCCTGCAGTCGAAGGTGCGCGTGTTCCTTGATCTGTACACGGCACGCATGAAGCTGCAGCAGGCGCTGGACGAGCTGGCCGAGCGCAACGAGCAACTGACCCGCGAGATCGCCGAACGCAAGCTGATGGAGACGATGGTGCGCCATCAGGCCCAGCACGACCCGCTGACCGGCCTGCCGAACCGCATCCTGTTCCAGGATCGCCTGTACGGCGCGATCCAGCGCGCCAACCGCCACCACGGCAGCTTCGCGCTGGCCTGCATCGACCTCGACGGCTTCAAGCAGGTCAACGACAGCCACGGCCATGCCGCCGGTGACGCCCTGCTGCAGGAGATCGCCGCGCGGCTGTCGACGCAACTGCGCAGCAACGACACGGTGGCGCGACTGGGCGGCGACGAATTCGCGCTGCTGCTGGAGGACATCGAGGATCCCCGGCTGGCGCTGCAGCTGGGCGAGAAGTTGTGCGCGGCGCTGAGCGAGCCTTGTGCGCTCAGCGTTGGCGGCCAGCCGATCGAGGTGCGTGTCGGCGCCAGCATCGGCATCGCGCCGTACCGGCCGGATGCGGCCGACGATGCCGACGAGCGGCTGATGCAGGCGGCCGACCACGCCATGTACGCAGCCAAGCGCGGCGGCAAGGGCCGCTGCGTGCTGGCGGACTGA
- a CDS encoding response regulator, with translation MPVNRTPNTWLANQPLQHKIMLAIGLLLGLFLLANALTLHSLRQQEDDRGWATHTYQVLLQLDHVLQSMQASQVGARGYLLTQDAAQRYAFESANRDLGTDLARLRGLMSDSPLQLSRIDKVEETAQLWQREFRSGVIDALAGLGTLDPAQAALQRQRIQSDYLKHRSISAKEIEDVIAQMTLDEEALLSTRNQRLDRTIAITRTVDIVAAVLAILFGLAVIRLTLRLVTRPLRALTNQLTRLANHDHDFEIRRLERRDEIGEIARALQVFKQMSVDNQTQSWIKEQVSDVAHLLLQATTHKEFAQWLTSALVPLCKAGVSLFYSYDDARQRLDLIGSYGLRLSNRSADQYLPGEGLVGQCALERKPIILDDVPADYLHIDSGSGAALPGHLVILPVLYRDTLIGVLELAGFTPPSPVVHQLLDELLPLVALSLENLNRTVSVQGLLLRTQEQADELRVSELVMRQQKEVLRDNNDALQAKTEELEEQSRRLIASEEELRIQADELQASNEELREMTESLNRQKYVLEDLQQETADKAAELARASQYKSEFLANMSHELRTPLNSLLILSRDLAGNAGGNLDADQVESARIIHDAGNSLLHLINDILDLSKIEAGKMELVIDELPLAELAQRLRRTFGHVAAQKSLAFALTIGPDLPAALRTDGARLEQIANNLLGNAFKFTTEGAVSVHVGRPDGEVDIPELLHGQPLLALTVSDTGIGIPADKLERIFNAFEQVDAGTSRQFGGTGLGLAISRRMARMLGGDLVVRSEPGHGSRFTALLPEEPPAAASMQSQAMSEQQATAPFTAVVTTPDLPAAAAGGELAGRRVLLVDDDMRNLFALSRVLRGWGMQVSLAQDGAKALRMLAEEAAPELLLIDIMMPGMDGYEMIRTIRAQPHYGALPIIALTAKAMHGDREKCLQMGASDYLSKPLDLDRLAVTLLAWLRR, from the coding sequence ATGCCCGTGAACCGAACACCCAATACGTGGCTGGCCAACCAGCCGCTGCAGCACAAGATCATGCTGGCCATCGGCCTGCTGCTGGGGCTGTTCCTGCTGGCCAACGCGCTCACCCTGCACTCGCTGCGCCAGCAGGAGGACGACCGGGGCTGGGCGACGCATACCTACCAGGTGCTGCTTCAGCTGGACCACGTGCTGCAATCGATGCAGGCCAGCCAGGTGGGCGCCCGCGGCTACCTGCTGACCCAGGATGCCGCACAACGCTACGCCTTCGAGAGCGCCAACCGGGATCTGGGCACCGATCTCGCGCGGCTGCGTGGACTGATGTCGGACAGCCCACTGCAGCTGTCGCGCATCGACAAGGTGGAGGAAACTGCACAACTGTGGCAGCGCGAGTTCCGTAGTGGAGTGATCGATGCTCTTGCCGGTCTGGGCACGCTCGACCCCGCACAGGCCGCGCTGCAGCGGCAACGCATCCAGTCCGACTACCTGAAACACCGCAGCATCAGCGCGAAGGAGATCGAGGACGTCATCGCGCAGATGACGCTGGACGAGGAGGCGCTGCTGTCCACGCGCAACCAGCGCCTGGACCGGACCATCGCCATCACCCGCACGGTCGACATCGTGGCGGCCGTGCTCGCCATCCTGTTCGGCCTGGCGGTGATCCGGCTGACCCTGCGCCTGGTCACCCGGCCGCTGCGCGCCCTGACCAACCAGCTGACCCGGCTGGCCAACCACGACCATGATTTCGAGATCCGTCGGCTCGAACGCCGCGACGAGATCGGCGAGATCGCCCGTGCACTGCAGGTGTTCAAGCAGATGTCGGTGGACAACCAGACGCAGAGCTGGATCAAGGAGCAGGTGTCCGACGTGGCCCACCTGCTGCTGCAGGCCACCACGCACAAGGAGTTCGCGCAGTGGCTCACCAGCGCGCTGGTGCCGTTGTGCAAGGCCGGTGTGAGCCTGTTCTATTCCTACGACGACGCGCGCCAGCGGCTCGACCTGATCGGCAGCTACGGCCTGCGCCTGAGCAACCGTTCGGCCGACCAGTACCTGCCGGGCGAGGGCCTGGTCGGCCAGTGCGCGCTCGAACGCAAGCCGATCATCCTGGACGACGTGCCCGCCGACTACCTGCACATCGACTCCGGCAGCGGCGCGGCGCTGCCCGGCCATCTGGTGATCCTGCCGGTGCTGTACCGCGACACCCTGATCGGCGTGCTGGAACTGGCCGGCTTCACCCCGCCGAGCCCGGTGGTGCACCAGCTGCTGGACGAGCTGCTGCCGCTGGTGGCGCTGAGCCTGGAAAACCTCAACCGCACGGTCAGCGTGCAGGGTCTGCTGCTGCGCACGCAGGAACAGGCCGACGAGCTGCGCGTGTCCGAACTGGTGATGCGCCAGCAGAAGGAGGTGCTGCGCGACAACAACGACGCGCTGCAGGCGAAGACGGAGGAACTGGAGGAACAATCCCGGCGGCTGATCGCCTCCGAAGAGGAGCTGCGCATCCAGGCCGACGAGCTGCAGGCGTCGAACGAGGAACTGCGCGAGATGACCGAGAGCCTCAACCGGCAGAAGTACGTGCTGGAGGACCTGCAGCAGGAAACCGCGGACAAGGCCGCCGAACTGGCGCGCGCCAGCCAGTACAAGTCCGAGTTCCTCGCCAACATGTCGCACGAGCTGCGCACGCCGCTGAACAGCCTGCTGATCCTGTCGCGCGACCTGGCCGGCAACGCCGGCGGCAACCTGGACGCGGATCAGGTCGAGTCGGCACGGATCATCCACGACGCCGGCAACAGCCTGCTGCACCTGATCAACGACATCCTCGACCTGTCCAAGATCGAGGCCGGCAAGATGGAGTTGGTGATCGACGAGCTGCCGCTGGCCGAGCTGGCGCAGCGGCTGCGCCGCACCTTCGGCCATGTCGCTGCGCAGAAATCGCTGGCGTTCGCGCTGACGATCGGGCCCGACCTGCCGGCAGCGCTGCGCACCGACGGCGCGCGGCTGGAACAGATCGCCAACAACCTGCTCGGCAATGCCTTCAAGTTCACCACCGAAGGCGCGGTGAGCGTGCACGTCGGCCGCCCCGATGGCGAGGTCGACATACCCGAGCTGCTGCATGGCCAGCCGCTGCTCGCGCTGACCGTCAGCGACACCGGCATCGGCATCCCCGCCGACAAACTCGAGCGCATCTTCAACGCGTTCGAGCAGGTGGATGCCGGCACCAGCCGGCAGTTCGGCGGCACTGGCCTGGGCCTGGCCATTTCGCGGCGGATGGCCAGGATGCTGGGCGGCGACCTGGTGGTGCGCAGCGAACCGGGCCACGGCAGCCGCTTCACCGCGCTGTTGCCGGAGGAGCCGCCGGCGGCCGCGTCGATGCAGTCGCAGGCCATGTCCGAACAGCAGGCCACCGCGCCGTTCACCGCGGTCGTCACCACCCCTGACCTGCCAGCAGCGGCAGCCGGCGGCGAGCTGGCCGGCCGCCGCGTGCTGCTGGTGGACGATGACATGCGCAACCTGTTCGCGCTGTCCAGGGTGCTGCGCGGCTGGGGCATGCAGGTGAGCCTGGCGCAGGACGGCGCCAAGGCGCTGCGCATGCTGGCCGAGGAGGCCGCGCCGGAACTGCTGCTGATCGACATCATGATGCCGGGCATGGACGGCTACGAGATGATCCGCACGATCCGTGCGCAGCCGCACTACGGCGCCCTGCCGATCATCGCGCTGACCGCCAAGGCCATGCACGGCGACCGCGAGAAATGCCTGCAGATGGGTGCCAGCGACTACCTGTCCAAGCCGCTCGACCTCGACCGCCTGGCAGTCACCCTGCTGGCCTGGCTGCGGCGCTGA
- a CDS encoding CPBP family intramembrane glutamic endopeptidase yields MHDHAIAFTTPPGAPRQRRWLLSPPGRIAIFVAWLVGLMVMLRFGFLALGMGQGTPILQQNLAQFVARALVPLAAYLILVKLVERRALIELAPRSLLPQGLLGALGGLLLFSAVVAVLWLVGSYHVSAFQPHAPWLGALLVVGLGAGIGEEIVFRGVLFRIVEEGLGTWWALGISALLFGAIHAANPGATLWSSAAIAIEAGLLFGMVYHVTRSLPVCMGLHAAWNFAQGTIYGIPVSGTAADGWLVSTRSGPDWLTGGAFGAEASVVALALCTLGTTGLLVVARRRGSIVPPVWRRR; encoded by the coding sequence ATGCACGACCACGCCATCGCCTTCACCACGCCGCCCGGAGCGCCACGCCAGCGGCGCTGGCTGCTTTCCCCGCCGGGGCGGATTGCGATCTTCGTGGCCTGGCTGGTCGGCCTCATGGTGATGCTGCGGTTCGGCTTCCTCGCGCTGGGCATGGGCCAGGGCACGCCGATCCTGCAGCAGAACCTGGCGCAGTTCGTCGCCCGTGCGCTGGTGCCGCTGGCGGCTTACCTGATCCTGGTGAAGCTGGTCGAGCGCCGGGCGCTCATCGAGCTGGCGCCACGCTCGCTGTTGCCGCAGGGCCTGCTCGGGGCGCTGGGCGGGCTGCTGCTGTTCAGCGCCGTGGTGGCCGTGCTGTGGCTGGTCGGCAGCTACCACGTGAGCGCGTTCCAGCCGCATGCGCCATGGTTGGGCGCGTTGCTGGTGGTGGGTCTGGGCGCGGGCATCGGCGAGGAGATCGTCTTCCGCGGCGTGCTGTTCCGCATCGTGGAGGAAGGCCTGGGCACCTGGTGGGCGCTGGGCATTTCCGCGCTGCTGTTTGGCGCCATCCACGCTGCCAACCCCGGCGCCACGCTGTGGAGTTCGGCGGCCATCGCGATCGAGGCCGGTCTGCTGTTCGGCATGGTCTACCACGTGACCCGCTCGCTGCCGGTGTGCATGGGCCTGCATGCAGCATGGAATTTCGCCCAGGGCACGATCTACGGCATTCCGGTTTCCGGCACCGCGGCCGACGGCTGGCTGGTCTCCACCCGCAGCGGCCCGGACTGGCTTACCGGCGGCGCGTTCGGTGCCGAGGCATCGGTGGTGGCACTGGCGCTGTGTACCTTGGGCACGACCGGCCTGCTGGTCGTGGCGCGGCGGCGCGGCTCGATCGTGCCGCCGGTCTGGCGCCGCCGATGA
- a CDS encoding peptide chain release factor 3: protein MPSHLQETRRRRTFAIVSHPDAGKTTLTEKLLLFGGAIQMAGSVKSRKTSRSATSDWMALEKERGISVTSSVMQFPYEGKIVNLLDTPGHADFSEDTYRVLTAVDSALMVIDCAKGVEERTIKLMEVCRLRDTPIMTFINKLDREGRSPIELLDEVESVLGIACAPLTWPIGMGKRLKGVYHLALDEVHIFEQGKNFTRQDSTIFQGLDAPGLAEKIGAEAMRELREELELVQGAAPSFDIDEYLAGRQTPVFFGSAVNNFGVQLLLDFFVEHAPSPRPRATTTREIQPEEEKLSGFVFKIQANMDPAHRDRVAFMRVCSGTYAAGMKMIQTRTGKEVRIANALTFMASDREIVETAYPGDVIGLHNHGTIAIGDTFTEGENVSFTGIPNFAPELFRRARLRDPLKMKALHKGLAQLSEEGATQFFRPLMSNDLILGAVGVLQFEVVAYRLKDEYNVDASFEPVTVTTARWVHCDDPKKLEEFREKNAMNLALDAAGELVYIAPTRVNLQLAQERWPQVRFAATREHAAAVEL, encoded by the coding sequence ATGCCCTCGCATCTGCAAGAAACCCGCCGCCGCCGCACCTTCGCCATCGTCAGCCATCCTGACGCGGGCAAGACCACGCTGACCGAGAAACTGCTCCTGTTCGGCGGCGCGATCCAGATGGCCGGCTCGGTGAAGAGCCGCAAGACGTCGCGCAGCGCCACCTCGGACTGGATGGCGCTGGAGAAGGAGCGCGGCATCTCGGTGACCTCGTCGGTGATGCAGTTCCCGTACGAGGGCAAGATCGTCAACCTGCTGGACACGCCGGGACACGCGGATTTCTCCGAGGACACCTACCGCGTGCTGACCGCGGTGGACTCGGCGCTGATGGTGATCGACTGCGCCAAGGGCGTGGAGGAGCGCACGATCAAGCTGATGGAGGTGTGCCGCCTGCGCGACACGCCGATCATGACCTTCATCAACAAGCTCGACCGCGAGGGCCGCTCGCCGATCGAGCTGCTGGACGAGGTGGAGTCGGTGCTGGGCATCGCCTGCGCCCCGCTGACCTGGCCGATCGGCATGGGCAAACGGCTGAAGGGCGTGTACCACCTGGCGCTGGACGAGGTGCACATCTTCGAGCAGGGCAAGAATTTCACCCGGCAGGATTCGACCATCTTTCAGGGGCTCGACGCGCCCGGTCTGGCCGAGAAGATCGGTGCCGAGGCGATGCGCGAGCTGCGCGAGGAACTGGAGCTCGTGCAGGGCGCCGCACCTTCGTTCGATATCGACGAGTACCTGGCCGGCCGGCAGACGCCGGTGTTCTTCGGCTCGGCGGTGAACAACTTCGGCGTGCAGCTGCTGCTGGACTTCTTCGTCGAACACGCGCCCAGCCCGCGTCCGCGGGCCACCACCACGCGCGAGATCCAGCCGGAGGAAGAGAAGCTCTCCGGCTTCGTGTTCAAGATCCAGGCCAACATGGACCCGGCGCATCGCGACCGCGTGGCGTTCATGCGTGTGTGCTCGGGCACCTACGCGGCCGGCATGAAGATGATCCAGACCCGCACCGGCAAGGAAGTGCGCATCGCCAACGCGCTGACCTTCATGGCCAGCGACCGCGAGATCGTGGAGACCGCCTACCCCGGCGACGTGATCGGCCTGCACAACCACGGCACCATCGCCATCGGCGACACCTTCACCGAGGGCGAGAACGTCAGCTTCACCGGCATCCCGAACTTCGCTCCCGAACTCTTCCGCCGTGCGCGGCTGCGCGACCCGCTGAAGATGAAGGCGCTGCACAAGGGCCTGGCGCAGCTCTCCGAGGAAGGCGCCACCCAGTTCTTCCGTCCGCTGATGTCCAACGACCTGATCCTGGGCGCGGTCGGCGTGCTGCAGTTCGAGGTGGTCGCCTACCGGCTGAAGGACGAATACAACGTGGACGCCAGCTTCGAGCCGGTGACGGTGACCACCGCGCGCTGGGTGCACTGCGACGACCCGAAGAAGCTGGAGGAATTCCGCGAGAAGAACGCGATGAACCTCGCGCTGGACGCAGCCGGCGAACTGGTCTACATCGCGCCGACGCGGGTCAACCTGCAGCTGGCGCAGGAGCGCTGGCCGCAGGTGCGCTTCGCCGCCACCCGCGAGCACGCGGCGGCGGTGGAGCTGTAG